The proteins below come from a single Tribolium castaneum strain GA2 chromosome 9, icTriCast1.1, whole genome shotgun sequence genomic window:
- the aop gene encoding ets DNA-binding protein pokkuri: MKLVPGPLPPIPTSTSMDRLALPLPFSPDSLLWRYPLGFASIGAQQPPSSPLLDYKSQLPSNLASDPRVWSREDVATFLRWAEREFDLQPIDMDMFQMNGKAICLLTRTDLAERAPGSGDVLYNVLQLLVRDANNLQRMLPSSPVTPTSRHPYPLSPHSHPPTPNWNILAQNSDPFHPSHAASLAAHLMAQSNSVTLSPAPSVDSQAGSPQHADNPQTFGHSIFSTGASNGSGSNPSDSDEDGYEKNGQTGSPPNTPSAYSLPPPLPHGAPRSPKEVAGSPGVFKAVGREFFPNESPEPNTNGRLLWDFLQQLLNDPAQRYTNYIAWKNRDTGVFKIVDPAGLAKLWGIQKNHLSMNYDKMSRALRYYYRVNILRKVQGERHCYQFLRNPTELKNIKNISLLRQMSPTNLKPPAQIVPSVTIKPEPVESESETNRGDYDEKPTDLSITMEGPTDLSSSSRHVNIICSPDPPIPPQHH, translated from the exons atgaaattagTTCCGGGCCCTCTGCCGCCGATTCCTACAAGCACTTCGATGGATCGTCTCGCCTTGCCTTTGCCCTTCAGCCCCGACTCGCTCCTGTGGCGGTACCCGCTCGGGTTCGCCTCAATTGGGGCCCAACAGCCCCCTTCTTCACCCCTGTTGGACTACAAAAGCCAACTACCGTCAAACCTAGCCTCGGACCCGAGAGTTTGGTCACGAGAAGACGTTGCCACGTTTCTACGCTGGGCTGAACGTGAATTCGACCTGCAGCCCATCGACATGGACATGTTCCAGATGAACg GCAAAGCGATTTGTCTCTTGACCCGAACGGACTTGGCCGAGAGAGCCCCAGGTTCGGGCGACGTCCTCTACAACGTGCTCCAGCTCCTGGTCAGGGATGCCAACAACTTGCAGCGAATGTTGCCGTCCAGTCCAGTCACCCCTACCTCACGTCACCCCTATCCCTTATCGCCACACTCGCATCCTCCAACCCCTAATTGGAATATCCTAGCTCAGAACAGTGATCCGTTCCATCCCTCGCATGCTGCGTCCCTCGCCGCACACTTGATGGCTCAGAGCAATTCGGTGACTTTGAGTCCAGCGCCCTCTGTGGATAGCCAAGCCGGCAGCCCCCAACATGCCGATAATCCGCAAACGTTCGGCCATTCCATTTTCAGTACAGGGGCGAGTAACGGAAGCGGAAGCAACCCGTCCGATTCGGACGAAGATGGATACGAGAAAAACGGACAGACCGGAAGTCCCCCGAACACGCCCAGTGCGTACTCGCTGCCGCCACCACTGCCACATGGGGCCCCCAGGAGTCCGAAGGAGGTTGCGGGGAGTCCCGGGGTGTTCAAGGCTGTGGGGAGGGAGTTTTTCCCGAATGAATCTCCAGAACCCAACACAA ATGGGCGTTTGTTGTGGGATTTCCTCCAACAACTCCTCAACGACCCAGCTCAACGTTACACCAATTACATCGCCTGGAAAAACCGTGATACTGGCGTGTTCAAAATCGTTGATCCGGCTGGATTGGCCAAGCTTTGGGGCATCCAGAAGAATCACCTTTCAATGAACTACGACAAAATGTCACGTGCCTTGCGGTATTACTACAGAGTGAATATTTTAAGGAAAGTGCAAGGAGAGCGACACTGCTACCA gTTTTTGCGCAACCCGACCGAGCTGAAGAACATCAAGAACATCTCGTTGTTGCGGCAAATGTCGCCGACAAATCTGAAGCCTCCAGCGCAGATCGTCCCCAGTGTGACCATCAAGCCGGAGCCTGTGGAGAGTGAAAGCGAGACAAATCGGGGTGATTATGACGAGAAACCGACCGATTTGAGCATAACAATGGAGGGGCCCACCGACTTGAGCAGTAGTAGCCGACATGTGAACATAATCTGTTCGCCGGATCCGCCCATACCGCCCCAGCATCACTAG
- the mtSSB gene encoding single-stranded DNA-binding protein, mitochondrial, producing MALFKSSTLSSILRCTKNVKILRPASSTTTDQEPSRVEKSINSVQLLGRVGADPQKKGSEEHPIAVFSLATHTNYRYESGQFMQRTEWHRVICFKPGLRETILNYLKKGQRVHVTGRITYGEITGEDGKPKSTTAIAADDVIFFQSSPQ from the exons ATGGCTTTATTTAAG TCGTCAACTTTATCTTCTATCTTGCGTTGTACAAAAAACGTGAAAATATTACGACCAGCGTCATCCACCACCACTGACCAGGAGCCTTCACGTGTCGAAAAAA GTATCAATAGTGTCCAACTTTTGGGCCGTGTGGGGGCTGACCCCCAGAAAAAGGGGTCAGAGGAGCACCCCATTGCAGTTTTTTCTCTAGCGACTCACACCAATTATCGGTACGAATCGGGGCAATTTATGCAACGTACGGAATGGCACCGAGTGATTTGCTTCAAACCCGGCTTAAGAGAGacaattttgaattatttgaagAAGGGGCAAAGGGTGCACGTTACTGGTCGTATCACCTACGGGGAAATTACGGGAGAGGATGGAAAACCAAAGTCAACAACGGCCATAGCAGCAGACGATGTCATTTTCTTCCAATCAAGCCCGCAATAG